GCAACCACGCCAATCGCACCGCCAACGCTTCCGGCAACGCGCCGACCGCCACCGCGTCCCCTCGCATCAATTCGTTCACCCGGCGATAGGCCTCCACCACCCGCCCGTTCGCCTGCAACGCCCGAGCCAGTTTCCACTCCGCCTGCCAACGATTCTGCACGTCGAATCGCACATCCTCCTTCAGTAAATCGATGCGCTCCCCCGCTTCTGTGAGCTGCTGGTCAAGAATGCGCGCCAGGACTTCCTGGAAAATCATATCCCCTGGCGCCACTCCGGCCGGCAACTCATCCAGCGCCGCCGCGTAGGCGTCGGCCGCACTGCGATAGTCACGGGCCCGGAAAAAGGCCTCAGCCTGCAACACCGCCAATTGCGCGCGCACTTCACCATCCCCCAACGGTAACTCCCGCCGCGCCTGAGCCGCATAGCCCGCCGCCGCCCGATAGCGCCGTTCCTCCCACGCCGCCGTCACCAGCACGCCGAGGGCACTGGGCCGTAGATCCGAGGCCGGATAACGCTCCAACAGCATCAACGCATCCCGCGTTGCCTCCTCCGCCGTCCCTGCCAACTGCGCCCTGAAGAGCAACAAATCCTGCTCGATCGGGTGCGTCTGACCCGATTCCGCCGCCCGATTCAACAACTCGCCCAGAGTCGACCGCAGCGCCGCTTGCTCCGCCTCGCTCCGCGCGCCGACCGCCAACAGGCGCAAGGCAATGCGTTGCTTCTGTCGATCCACGCCTTCGCGCACCACCTGCTCAAGACGCAGTCGCCCGCGCTCATCCTCCGGCCCCGCGATCAACCCGAACAACAGGCGAAAATCATCCTGCTGCACGCGCTCCGCCGCCGGCAACGCCAGCAGCTGATTTTGCAGAAAATCAATCGCCTCCGGCTCCCTTCCCAACGCCGCCAGCACCGCCGCATAGCGCTTGGCCATATCGTAGCCGATCTGCTCGCCCGCATATTCTTCCATGCCGCGGCGAAGGTTCACCAACTGACCTTCCGTCGGCTCCGCCACCCGCCACGACGAACGCAAATCCGCCAACTCAAACCGCGCCCGCTGCAAGCCCGAAGTCGCCACCTGAATTGCCGCCCGATAAGCCTGCCGCGCCGCCTGCGTTTCGCCGGCCGCGTCCGCCACCGCCCCCACCGCGTAATGAAACCAAGCCCGCTCCCTCGGCGGCAACCGATCCGGGGTGAATCCACCCAACACGTCCTCCGCCGCATCCGTCTGCCCGCGCACCAACTCGATCAAAGCCCGCCGCAAACGCACCCGCGGCGTGTTCACATCACTCACTCCCGATAAAGCCGCCGCCGCGCCCGCCACATCATCCGCTTCGAGCAAAGCCAACGTCCACTCCAACCGCAGCTCATCCTGCCGCGCCGTTGCTCCCCCCTCCGCCACCAATTGCTCCAAAATCCCCGCCGCGACATGCGGAAAACCCATTTGCATGGCCCGCCGCGCCGCCGCTTCGCGCGTCAGCGACGTCGCCACATCCTCGCGCGGCCCCGCCCCCGCCATCAGCGGCACCTGCCCCACGCCATCCACCGCCAGAGCCGACTGCTCCTGGGCACACACACCCGTAACAGCCGCCATCCACAGCAGCATTCCCAGGGGCCAGAAATTCACGCGACACACTCGCATTCCGGGCAAAGTGCGAAGCCGCTCCATCTGACGCAAGTCCGCGGCGCGCTCCGTGTTTGCACCAACCCGCCCCATGCGTCCTCTTGGAAGCCCTCCGCATGACCGTCGCCCAACGCCAACAGTCCGTCGTCGAAGCCTACGCCCTGATCGAAAACAAACAGGAACGCCTCGGCGCAATCGTCGACACCGCCCGCACGCTCCCGCCCTTTTCCGAGAGCGAACGCATCGCCGAGCATCTCGTGCCCGGCTGCACCTCCCGCGTTTGGCTGCGCGCCGAGCTCCGCGACGACACCTGCCACTTCACCACCGATTGCGACTCCCCCATGGTCAAAGGGCTCGTTCACCTCATCTGCGAGTGCTGCGAGGGCCTGCCCCCCGCCGAGGTTGCCCGCGCCGAGATCAGCGTCATCGAAGCCCTCGGCCTCTGGCGCGACCTCTCCGGCACCCGCCAAAACGGCCTGCGCGCCGTCGCCCAACGCATCCGCCAACACGCCGTCGCCTTCGCCGCCGCGTAGTTCGCCAGCCCGCCCAGCCCCTGCCCCTCCCGTGCTGTTCGACGCTCACAACCACCTCCACTTCGCCGAACTCACCCCACACTTCGACGCCATCCTCGACGACCTGCAGGCCATCGGCCTCGCCGGCGCCGTCGTCAACGGCACCCACCCCGACGACGACTGGGCCGACGTCAACGCGCTCGCCGATCGTTACGACTGGGTCCTGCCCAGCTACGGCATTCACCCCTGGGACGTCGGCCAACGCCCCTCCGACTGGCAGGACAAATTCACCCGCCAACTCTCCGCGTCACCACGCTCGCCCGTCGGCGAGATCGGCATCGATCGTTGGATGACCGACTCCGCGCGCCCCGATCACCCCCTCCTGCAGGACGTCGTGCGCGCCCCCTATGCGGAGCAGGTGGAGGTCTTTACCTGGCAACTCCGCTGGGCCGCCGCCCACGACCGGCCCGCCACCATCCACTGCCTCCAAGCCTGGGGTCCGCTCCTCGAGATCCTGCGCTCCTCTCCGCTCCCCGCCCGCGGCTTCCTGCTCCACGCCTACGGAGGCTCTGCCGACATGGTGCCTGCTTTCGCCGAGCTCGGGGCCTACTTTTCTTACAACACCTCCTTCATCGATCCGCGTCGCGCCAAGACTCACGCCGCCTTCCGATCCGTGCCACGCGACCGCCTCCTCGTCGAAACCGACGCCCCGGCGACCCCGCCGCCGGAGCCGCCCTACCTCCTGCCCTCGCCCACCGCCGGCAGCCGGCCACTCAACCACCCCGCCAATCTTGTCGCCGCCTACGCCCATCTGGCCCAACTCCGCGACCACCCCCTGCCCGACCTGACTGCGCAGATTTCAGCAAATTACCACCGCCTATTTCTTGCACTCTAGGCCCGATTCGGAGGCGCCACCAAAAAACGCGGATCATCCGCCAAGCGTCGCGTGACTGTGACTCATTCGGACCTTGGCGACCGCCATATCCGACCTCCATATTAACGCTCCCCTGACGTCCGATCGTCACTGGGGCGCTGTGCCGATTTTGGCCTCAGTCCGTTCTTTTAGGTCAGATTTCCCTCCAATTGCCAGGGTGACACTCACACCGCGCATCCCGGCCCTTTTTCCATTACTACTATGGTCGCATCAAAACCCAAATACCCCGGCATCCGCATCACCACCAACGGAAACCAGCTGGTCTCGTCCTACACCGAGGCGCGCATCACTGACGCGGGTATCTTTTATCCGATCACGCCGTCCACCGAGATGGGCGAAATGTATGAGTTCGCGCGGGCCAAGGGTCAGCTCAACGTCTGGGGTCGCCCCACCCTCGCCATCGAGTGCGAAGGCGAGCACGCCGCTCAGGGTGGCGCCATCGCGACCAGCGTCACCGGCAAACGCGTCGTCAACTTCACCTCCGGCCAGGGCATCGTCTACGGCATCGAGCAATACTACCACGCGCCGGGCAAGCTCTCCACCATGGTCCTCGAGGTCGCCGCGCGCGCCCTCACCAAGCACGCCCTCAACGTGCATTGCGGCCATGACGACATCTACGCCGCTCTCGATACCGGCTGGATCATGCTGTTCGCCAAAGACGCCCAGCAGGCCGCCGACCAAGCCATCATTCTCCGTCGCGTCACCGAGCAGGCCCTCACCCCGGGCATGAACATCCAGGACGGCTTCCTGACCTCCCACCTCGAGCGCACCTTCCTCAAGCACGAGTCCGAGCTCCTCCGCGAATACCTCGGCTCGCCGGACGACATCATCGAGTGCCCGACCGAGGCCCAGAAGACCCTCTTCGGCCCGACCCGTCGCCGCATCCCCAAGGTCATCGACCTCACCAATCCCGCCCTGATCGGCCCCGTCCAGAATCAGGAGCACTACATGAACGGTGTGGTCGCCCGCCGAAACAACTTCGTTGAGCCCATCCTCGGCATGCTCGAGGACGCCTACCACGACTGGGCCGCCCTCACCGGCCGCAACTATGGTCTCGTCTCCGAATACAA
This portion of the Actomonas aquatica genome encodes:
- a CDS encoding tetratricopeptide repeat protein, producing MNFWPLGMLLWMAAVTGVCAQEQSALAVDGVGQVPLMAGAGPREDVATSLTREAAARRAMQMGFPHVAAGILEQLVAEGGATARQDELRLEWTLALLEADDVAGAAAALSGVSDVNTPRVRLRRALIELVRGQTDAAEDVLGGFTPDRLPPRERAWFHYAVGAVADAAGETQAARQAYRAAIQVATSGLQRARFELADLRSSWRVAEPTEGQLVNLRRGMEEYAGEQIGYDMAKRYAAVLAALGREPEAIDFLQNQLLALPAAERVQQDDFRLLFGLIAGPEDERGRLRLEQVVREGVDRQKQRIALRLLAVGARSEAEQAALRSTLGELLNRAAESGQTHPIEQDLLLFRAQLAGTAEEATRDALMLLERYPASDLRPSALGVLVTAAWEERRYRAAAGYAAQARRELPLGDGEVRAQLAVLQAEAFFRARDYRSAADAYAAALDELPAGVAPGDMIFQEVLARILDQQLTEAGERIDLLKEDVRFDVQNRWQAEWKLARALQANGRVVEAYRRVNELMRGDAVAVGALPEALAVRLAWLQVRLALEAGEWQRALDLAPALRARVAGVAEELRHEIESSLRLLEAEAYFGLDRHDEALAMLQALRSEAPNTLAAVYSFIEEANVQASRGQLVAAQRLLTELVEKHPQHRYAPFALYQSALVAEGRREDSFLEEAITKIEELVTRYPDDDLVFYARFKQGDLLRKLNQWEPARQVYELIINQFPNHADVWSAQLALADTLSAQAGLSEPALRESAGAIYERLRDLPTAAVPLRVEAGFKAGGVLQQNGALDRAAETWWQVVNQFLVEPSEAGREPGEELGVKGRYWLVRLLAQLGQVLESQERVAEARKAYELIIAAGLPQGFWARRQLERLGGVVAVPESEGEAVGSGPSGG
- a CDS encoding TatD family hydrolase, with the protein product MLFDAHNHLHFAELTPHFDAILDDLQAIGLAGAVVNGTHPDDDWADVNALADRYDWVLPSYGIHPWDVGQRPSDWQDKFTRQLSASPRSPVGEIGIDRWMTDSARPDHPLLQDVVRAPYAEQVEVFTWQLRWAAAHDRPATIHCLQAWGPLLEILRSSPLPARGFLLHAYGGSADMVPAFAELGAYFSYNTSFIDPRRAKTHAAFRSVPRDRLLVETDAPATPPPEPPYLLPSPTAGSRPLNHPANLVAAYAHLAQLRDHPLPDLTAQISANYHRLFLAL
- a CDS encoding SufE family protein, coding for MTVAQRQQSVVEAYALIENKQERLGAIVDTARTLPPFSESERIAEHLVPGCTSRVWLRAELRDDTCHFTTDCDSPMVKGLVHLICECCEGLPPAEVARAEISVIEALGLWRDLSGTRQNGLRAVAQRIRQHAVAFAAA